The following proteins are encoded in a genomic region of Novosphingobium sp. PP1Y:
- the treF gene encoding alpha,alpha-trehalase TreF — protein sequence MRQALRRFSRLAALMLACAALGNAPPPSPAELFGNLFIAVQERRIFDDNKTFADAIPQKPPAEIMTDYRAAPPVDDKALRSFVLERFTVPGVNDSGKAGLRAHIRNLWPQLVRQPAPVIPGESRIALPGPYVVPGGRFREIYYWDSYFTMLGLAADGEHALVESMLDDFTSLIERFGHIPNGTRTYYVSRSQPPFFALMLDISKEPDAAVQARRLQALRSEYAFWMAGSACAGRQRACLRVVRMPDGSLLNRYWDNRDSPRDESFAEDRASANAASGRPSGQIYRDLRAAAESGWDFSSRWLADGRTLPTIRTTEVVPVDLNALLWAMERRIARGCGEAGDAPCSQDFAHRADRRKRAMDRFLWQAGEGRYADWLLAEGQPSATLSAATLYPLFVGMASRQQADAVAELTRAKLLAPGGLRTTLTRTGQQWDAPNGWAPLQWIAVSGLDRNGHGGLARTIAMRWTATVERTYEGTGKMLEKYDVEESLPGGGGEYPLQDGFGWTNGVASALLDRYPALERAAP from the coding sequence ATGAGGCAGGCCTTGCGCCGTTTTTCGAGACTGGCCGCTCTCATGCTGGCTTGCGCTGCGCTGGGCAATGCGCCGCCGCCATCGCCGGCCGAGCTTTTCGGCAACCTCTTCATAGCGGTGCAGGAGCGCCGTATCTTCGATGACAACAAGACCTTTGCCGATGCCATCCCGCAAAAGCCGCCTGCCGAAATCATGACCGACTACCGCGCTGCGCCCCCAGTGGACGACAAGGCGCTCAGGTCTTTCGTCCTCGAACGCTTTACCGTGCCCGGTGTCAACGATTCCGGGAAAGCGGGCCTGCGCGCGCATATTCGCAACCTCTGGCCGCAACTGGTTCGCCAGCCAGCACCCGTGATCCCGGGCGAATCGCGCATTGCGCTTCCGGGCCCCTATGTCGTGCCCGGCGGGCGCTTCCGCGAGATCTATTACTGGGACAGCTATTTCACCATGCTGGGTCTTGCCGCGGATGGCGAACATGCGCTGGTGGAATCGATGCTTGACGATTTTACCAGCTTGATCGAGCGCTTCGGCCATATCCCGAACGGCACGCGCACCTACTACGTCAGTCGATCGCAGCCGCCTTTCTTCGCCCTGATGCTCGACATTTCGAAGGAGCCCGATGCGGCAGTGCAGGCACGCCGGCTGCAGGCGCTGCGCAGCGAATACGCGTTCTGGATGGCAGGAAGTGCGTGCGCCGGGCGGCAGAGGGCTTGCTTGCGCGTCGTGCGCATGCCCGATGGCAGCCTCCTCAACCGTTACTGGGACAACCGCGACAGCCCGCGCGATGAATCCTTTGCCGAGGACCGGGCGAGCGCAAACGCGGCTTCGGGGCGACCTTCCGGGCAGATCTATCGCGATTTGCGCGCCGCTGCGGAAAGCGGCTGGGATTTCTCCTCGCGCTGGCTGGCCGATGGCAGGACGCTTCCCACGATACGCACGACCGAAGTCGTCCCCGTCGATCTCAATGCGTTGCTCTGGGCGATGGAGCGGCGCATTGCCCGGGGCTGCGGTGAGGCAGGCGATGCTCCTTGCTCGCAGGACTTCGCGCATCGCGCGGATCGTCGCAAGCGGGCTATGGATCGCTTTCTGTGGCAGGCAGGCGAAGGCCGCTATGCCGACTGGCTGCTTGCCGAAGGGCAGCCTTCGGCCACGCTATCGGCCGCAACGCTCTATCCGCTCTTTGTCGGTATGGCTTCAAGGCAGCAGGCCGATGCCGTTGCCGAGCTCACCCGCGCAAAACTCCTCGCGCCCGGTGGACTCAGGACGACGCTGACACGTACCGGGCAGCAATGGGATGCTCCGAACGGCTGGGCGCCGCTGCAGTGGATCGCGGTGAGCGGCCTCGATCGCAATGGCCATGGAGGGCTTGCCCGAACGATTGCCATGCGCTGGACCGCGACCGTTGAACGCACTTATGAAGGGACGGGCAAGATGCTGGAGAAGTACGACGTTGAGGAAAGCCTTCCCGGCGGCGGCGGAGAATACCCGTTGCAGGACGGATTCGGCTGGACCAACGGCGTCGCCAGCGCACTGCTCGATCGTTACCCAGCCCTCGAACGGGCAGCGCCCTAG
- a CDS encoding helix-turn-helix domain-containing protein, which yields MSRLPARQRPSSVIEVEFRRVRRPVGELTLAELDAVRISGESDIRPAAEFLRDLAAAKGLRVACAHDLTDKRTPVDAAGNVLARDVFGWEADEEVWWRNSRIALQSPITMACRFETEPFWVNAEGFHAHAVNHYLDAIDLVDFEARALTSAAIVVPVHMAFGQIGVVCLTPQDQSRTDLSDIFAAHGDMLAIYSRLFVTTYVKLMGGAQALPAGALLSKREVECLRWAALGKTDLEIGMIISRSRATVRFHIHNASLKLNAVNRCQTLFKASQLGYITLG from the coding sequence ATGAGCAGGCTGCCCGCGAGGCAACGGCCGTCATCGGTGATCGAGGTCGAATTCAGGCGTGTGCGTCGACCCGTCGGCGAGCTGACCCTGGCCGAACTGGATGCCGTGCGGATTTCCGGCGAGAGCGACATTCGCCCGGCAGCCGAGTTCCTGCGTGACCTGGCGGCAGCCAAGGGACTGCGCGTCGCTTGTGCACATGACCTGACCGACAAGCGAACGCCCGTCGATGCGGCGGGCAACGTGCTGGCCCGCGATGTTTTCGGCTGGGAGGCTGACGAGGAAGTCTGGTGGCGCAATTCGCGCATCGCCCTGCAATCGCCGATAACCATGGCCTGCCGGTTCGAAACCGAACCTTTCTGGGTCAACGCCGAGGGTTTCCATGCGCATGCGGTGAACCATTATCTCGATGCGATCGACCTTGTCGACTTCGAGGCCCGGGCCTTGACCAGCGCCGCAATCGTTGTGCCGGTGCACATGGCGTTCGGCCAGATCGGCGTTGTCTGCCTGACGCCGCAGGACCAGTCGCGCACGGACCTGTCGGACATCTTCGCCGCCCATGGTGACATGCTGGCGATCTATTCGCGGCTTTTCGTGACGACATACGTCAAGTTGATGGGCGGGGCGCAGGCTCTGCCTGCGGGCGCGCTGCTGTCCAAGCGAGAAGTCGAGTGCCTGCGCTGGGCCGCGCTGGGCAAGACCGATCTGGAAATCGGCATGATCATCTCGCGCTCGCGCGCGACGGTGCGCTTTCACATCCACAATGCCTCGCTCAAGCTCAATGCGGTGAATCGTTGCCAGACGCTCTTCAAGGCCTCGCAGTTGGGCTACATCACCTTGGGTTGA
- a CDS encoding lipid II flippase Amj family protein, producing the protein MDVQLVVICLLTAGINLIGTLAYAARIAGVRTRRIAMSFALFNILVLVSRTSNSFLGPFLAKRIESRLAIGGGDALLGDFRMVLMSATLAVALGIALIPTSQRLFVNAIGYFQRHRSTSRMLLRAASPAGLRSIRTSVRAPRLEHLRELARPRGVGWGVLLANCLAQALITVGVLASLYAGYLNPQYRVTASQLSAVINGFATILLFALIDPQLSVMTDDVVEGRVSDPLFRRTIVWISFSRLAGTVLAQAFFVPAAHLVAWIAFAV; encoded by the coding sequence ATGGACGTGCAACTCGTGGTCATCTGTCTGCTCACTGCAGGCATCAACCTGATCGGAACGCTGGCCTACGCAGCGCGCATCGCCGGGGTGCGCACGCGCAGGATCGCGATGAGCTTTGCCCTCTTCAACATCCTCGTCCTCGTCAGCCGCACCTCGAACAGTTTCCTTGGGCCCTTCCTTGCCAAGCGGATCGAAAGCCGGCTGGCGATCGGCGGCGGCGATGCACTGCTGGGCGACTTCCGCATGGTGCTGATGTCGGCAACACTCGCCGTTGCCCTCGGGATCGCACTGATCCCGACTAGCCAGCGCCTCTTCGTCAATGCCATCGGCTATTTCCAGCGCCACCGCTCGACCAGCCGCATGTTGCTGCGTGCCGCATCTCCAGCCGGCTTGCGCTCGATCCGCACATCGGTGCGCGCCCCGCGCCTTGAGCATTTGCGCGAGCTGGCCAGGCCGCGGGGCGTTGGCTGGGGTGTCCTGTTGGCCAATTGCCTGGCACAGGCACTGATCACAGTCGGTGTACTGGCCTCGCTCTATGCCGGTTACCTCAATCCGCAATATCGCGTGACCGCCTCGCAGCTATCTGCCGTGATCAACGGCTTTGCGACGATCCTGCTCTTCGCGCTGATCGATCCGCAGCTCTCGGTGATGACCGACGACGTCGTCGAAGGCCGGGTCAGCGATCCGCTTTTTCGCCGCACGATCGTCTGGATCAGCTTCAGCCGCCTCGCCGGAACCGTGCTCGCGCAGGCCTTCTTCGTACCTGCCGCCCACCTCGTCGCCTGGATCGCCTTCGCAGTCTGA
- a CDS encoding NADP-dependent oxidoreductase yields the protein MRNVPNRLWQVGKPNDDTAGGMALVRGHFERGEGPVPEVGEGQVLVRAEYFSPDAMNHAWVRGMPGKFDPLAPGATMRGGIAGTIVESRNADWTEGTRVTGFLDWADYSLSDGTDHMGVPLQRIPEGVATASGLVTLGMSGVCAWLGLAHFTRPRPGDTVLVSGASGGIGSIAGQLVPLFGARPVGIAGGPEKCAAALESGFDAMVDYKADDLPGQIARACPGGVDLFFDNVGGPLLDAALVNMRHYGQVLICGGTAHYGAKPEPIYNHIYMAMSSLTMRGFFYFDHVDLWEEGRQRLARWLVEGRIHEWLDISEGFETVPDAALAGFHGGVKGRKLVKIA from the coding sequence ATGCGCAATGTCCCTAACCGCCTTTGGCAGGTGGGCAAGCCCAACGACGATACCGCTGGCGGCATGGCGCTGGTGCGCGGTCATTTCGAGCGCGGCGAGGGCCCAGTGCCCGAAGTCGGCGAAGGGCAGGTGCTGGTAAGGGCGGAGTACTTCTCGCCCGACGCCATGAACCATGCCTGGGTGCGCGGCATGCCGGGCAAGTTCGACCCGCTCGCTCCCGGCGCGACGATGCGCGGGGGCATTGCCGGGACGATCGTCGAGAGCCGCAATGCCGACTGGACAGAGGGTACGCGTGTGACCGGCTTCCTCGACTGGGCGGACTATTCGCTCAGCGACGGTACCGACCACATGGGTGTGCCACTCCAGCGCATTCCCGAGGGTGTAGCCACGGCCAGCGGCCTTGTGACATTGGGGATGAGCGGGGTTTGCGCCTGGCTGGGGCTGGCCCATTTCACCCGGCCACGACCCGGCGATACCGTGTTGGTCTCGGGTGCTTCGGGCGGAATCGGATCGATTGCCGGACAATTGGTCCCCCTCTTCGGAGCGCGGCCCGTGGGCATTGCCGGTGGGCCGGAGAAATGTGCGGCCGCGCTCGAAAGCGGCTTCGATGCCATGGTCGACTACAAGGCTGACGACTTGCCCGGCCAGATCGCCAGGGCCTGCCCCGGAGGTGTCGACCTGTTTTTCGACAATGTCGGCGGACCGCTGCTCGATGCTGCGCTCGTCAACATGCGGCACTACGGACAAGTGCTGATCTGCGGCGGGACTGCGCATTACGGGGCCAAGCCGGAGCCGATCTACAACCACATCTACATGGCGATGAGTTCGCTGACGATGCGCGGCTTCTTCTACTTCGACCACGTCGACCTGTGGGAGGAGGGGCGCCAGCGTCTCGCCCGCTGGCTGGTCGAAGGGCGCATTCACGAATGGCTCGATATCTCGGAAGGCTTCGAGACCGTACCCGATGCCGCACTCGCCGGTTTCCATGGCGGGGTAAAAGGCCGCAAGCTCGTGAAGATCGCCTGA
- a CDS encoding SRPBCC family protein — MAERDPELTDGSARSKGIDWNGLMALDSRAVPDFLTKESYTYRGSEPVPAERYTSEEIAKLEREKMWPYVWQFAAREEDLPEPGDFVVYENAGRTYLVVRQEDGSIRAMHNVCLHRGRKLRTEDGSADKFVCPFHGFAWNKDGSFNSMPCQWDFPHLKEKEMGLPEAEVGRWAGYVFIREEKGGPSLEEYLAPLPEHFKRWRHEECATVMRVAKEVPANWKVVMEAFMEAWHTIVTHPQLLPFTGDCNAGYRTYGDNVNVNLVPFGIMSPHIAEGQGEQWIVDEFAKYNGRSSDNYDPEADPMAITVPEGQTAREALGEAMRAVYTEQTGYDHADASDCELLDGLVYNVFPNFAPWGGFMPNIVYRWIPGETPDTCVMEVRILARVKKGQPVPHGAPPRYLTLDQKWTEAPELGMLAEVFEQDMENLPYVQAGLKASKSGKVNYANYQEIRIRQFQDTMTKYVTGEPGDRA, encoded by the coding sequence ATGGCGGAGAGGGATCCCGAATTGACTGACGGTAGCGCGCGCAGCAAGGGCATCGACTGGAACGGGTTGATGGCTCTCGATTCCCGCGCGGTTCCGGATTTTCTGACAAAGGAAAGCTACACCTATCGCGGCTCCGAGCCGGTCCCGGCCGAACGCTACACCAGCGAGGAAATCGCGAAGCTGGAGCGCGAGAAAATGTGGCCGTACGTGTGGCAATTTGCCGCACGTGAAGAGGACTTGCCCGAGCCGGGCGACTTCGTGGTCTATGAGAACGCCGGGCGCACGTACCTCGTCGTGCGGCAGGAGGACGGTTCGATCCGTGCGATGCACAACGTCTGCCTCCACCGTGGTCGCAAGCTGCGCACCGAAGACGGCAGCGCCGACAAGTTCGTCTGCCCCTTCCATGGCTTTGCCTGGAACAAGGACGGCTCGTTCAATTCGATGCCCTGCCAGTGGGACTTCCCGCATCTCAAGGAAAAGGAGATGGGGCTTCCCGAAGCCGAAGTGGGCCGCTGGGCGGGCTACGTCTTCATCCGCGAGGAAAAGGGCGGGCCGAGCCTTGAGGAATACCTCGCGCCGCTGCCCGAGCACTTCAAGCGCTGGCGGCACGAAGAATGCGCGACCGTCATGCGCGTGGCCAAGGAAGTCCCGGCGAACTGGAAGGTCGTGATGGAGGCCTTCATGGAGGCCTGGCACACGATCGTCACCCACCCGCAGCTGTTGCCATTCACCGGGGACTGCAACGCGGGCTATCGCACGTACGGTGACAACGTGAACGTCAATCTGGTGCCCTTCGGGATCATGAGCCCGCATATTGCCGAAGGGCAGGGCGAGCAGTGGATCGTCGACGAATTCGCCAAGTATAACGGGCGCTCCTCGGACAATTACGATCCCGAAGCGGACCCGATGGCGATCACCGTCCCCGAGGGGCAAACCGCGCGCGAGGCCTTGGGCGAGGCGATGCGTGCCGTCTATACCGAACAGACCGGCTACGATCATGCGGACGCCAGCGACTGCGAATTGCTGGATGGACTGGTTTACAACGTCTTCCCGAACTTCGCACCGTGGGGCGGGTTCATGCCGAACATCGTCTATCGCTGGATCCCGGGAGAGACGCCCGATACCTGTGTGATGGAAGTGCGCATACTCGCGCGCGTGAAGAAGGGCCAGCCCGTGCCGCACGGCGCTCCGCCCAGGTATCTCACGCTCGACCAGAAATGGACCGAGGCACCTGAACTGGGAATGCTGGCGGAAGTCTTCGAACAGGACATGGAGAATCTGCCTTACGTCCAGGCCGGGTTGAAGGCCTCCAAAAGCGGCAAAGTGAACTACGCCAATTACCAGGAAATACGCATCCGGCAGTTCCAGGACACCATGACGAAGTACGTGACGGGAGAGCCTGGCGACAGGGCCTGA
- a CDS encoding DUF998 domain-containing protein: MNGESHQSRPAAWLWLLAGLCYLSAEMISAAAFPGYSYASNYVSDLGVPYADVIDGRVLRSGLAWVMNWCGFILDGALFAAASVVAVWLMPRTKVGATSSVKPWAAIFLALALIHSAGTVLVGLVHSGSRELVSGIGQYHVLGAALAILGGNFALIAAAMLARRLGLPLAWQRASAALGLFGLGSLALLEFNRIGGAAVLPDGVLERASIYPITAWEIVTGLTLLVAGSRFETAAPAETGAT; this comes from the coding sequence ATGAACGGTGAATCGCATCAATCGCGTCCGGCCGCATGGCTGTGGCTCCTTGCAGGCCTGTGTTACCTGTCAGCCGAGATGATCTCCGCTGCCGCCTTCCCGGGCTATAGCTATGCGAGCAACTACGTCAGCGATCTTGGCGTGCCTTATGCCGATGTCATCGACGGCCGCGTGCTGCGCTCCGGTCTTGCCTGGGTCATGAACTGGTGCGGGTTCATCCTCGACGGCGCGCTGTTCGCCGCGGCGAGCGTGGTCGCTGTCTGGCTCATGCCAAGAACGAAAGTCGGAGCGACGAGCAGCGTAAAACCATGGGCCGCAATCTTTCTGGCGCTGGCCCTCATTCACTCAGCCGGAACGGTACTGGTCGGGCTCGTTCACAGCGGCAGCCGCGAGCTGGTTTCAGGCATCGGTCAATACCATGTCCTTGGCGCAGCCCTGGCGATACTGGGCGGAAACTTCGCACTGATTGCCGCGGCCATGCTTGCACGGCGCCTGGGCCTGCCGCTGGCCTGGCAGAGGGCGAGTGCAGCGCTTGGCCTGTTCGGACTGGGCAGCCTTGCCCTGCTCGAATTCAATCGGATCGGGGGTGCGGCCGTCCTGCCCGACGGCGTACTGGAACGAGCCAGCATATACCCGATCACCGCTTGGGAGATCGTGACAGGCCTGACGCTTCTAGTCGCCGGCTCAAGGTTCGAAACAGCCGCGCCGGCCGAAACCGGCGCGACCTGA
- a CDS encoding Lar family restriction alleviation protein translates to MRATATGDQPRAYSGPACSNLKACPFCGSRDVGYFEHVYARQFSVMCKTCGAEGPPRSEHEEAAKLWNGRV, encoded by the coding sequence ATGCGCGCAACGGCGACGGGCGATCAACCGCGGGCATATTCCGGGCCCGCCTGTTCCAATCTGAAGGCGTGCCCTTTCTGCGGCTCACGTGATGTGGGTTACTTCGAGCATGTCTATGCGCGGCAATTCTCGGTCATGTGCAAGACATGCGGCGCGGAAGGCCCGCCCCGGTCGGAGCACGAGGAAGCCGCGAAGCTGTGGAACGGGAGAGTGTAA
- a CDS encoding FAD-dependent oxidoreductase: MHLVENARANLSHVLSPIAIGPVRVPNRVVRTGHGTGIGKGTMNPALIAYHVERAKGGVGLTIIEALAVGSSAYPFLVSGAPGLVEGYRDLAAQCAPHGMKIFQQIGHLGNEVPELDGSPPWSSSDSVGAMVGIPSQPMTLAQMDFLVECYVKAARDCADGGLDGVELHMAHGYLLQQFLSPLYNRREDAYGGSFENRIRLPVRLLEAVRAAIPDTMALGVRLSSEPFEGGLSPDDVRHIAGHFTERGLIDFLNLSSGTDYNPHKIIGAMHEPAGYELEGDRPAAHASKVPVIVTGRFRTLEEAEQVIREGDGDLVGMTRAHIADPALVHKTMEGRADDVRPCIGCNHGCIGGLLTRGQIGCTVNVAVGMEASLSEELIRPSADPRRVLVVGGGPAGLEAARVAAMRGHKVVLAEASPHLGGAVNIAALAPRRAGIADIVHWLEREVRRCSVDIRLSTYIDAEDIADYAPDAVIVATGSLPRLDGAQHRSPGLVATGMDHGSVVSSHEVLTEGSNRHWGSRAVVFDDTGHYEAVAAAEYLVAKGLAVTFVTPHKSFAPGLEPALSDEAALERLAANGNLRLVTYGELLGVGDGGVEVRQRFGGGAFHIDADTVVFVSHNAPNRDLLDELGDAPFPVIAVGDVRSPRYLQTAIREGHMAARSL; encoded by the coding sequence ATGCATCTGGTCGAGAACGCGCGTGCCAACCTGTCACACGTCCTGTCGCCTATCGCGATCGGGCCGGTCCGCGTTCCGAACCGTGTGGTGCGCACCGGGCATGGCACCGGAATCGGCAAGGGGACGATGAATCCGGCCCTGATCGCCTACCACGTCGAGCGCGCAAAAGGCGGCGTGGGGCTGACCATCATCGAAGCCCTTGCCGTGGGCTCCAGCGCTTACCCCTTCCTCGTTTCCGGCGCGCCGGGTCTGGTCGAAGGCTACCGGGATCTCGCCGCGCAATGCGCACCGCACGGCATGAAGATCTTCCAGCAGATCGGCCACCTCGGCAACGAGGTTCCCGAACTGGACGGCTCGCCCCCGTGGTCCTCGTCGGACAGTGTCGGGGCCATGGTCGGCATCCCGTCGCAGCCAATGACGCTTGCACAGATGGATTTCCTCGTCGAATGCTACGTCAAGGCAGCGCGCGACTGTGCCGATGGCGGGCTCGACGGCGTCGAACTGCACATGGCGCATGGCTACCTCCTGCAGCAGTTCCTCTCACCTCTCTACAACCGGCGCGAGGATGCCTACGGCGGCAGCTTCGAGAACCGCATCCGCCTCCCGGTCAGGCTGCTCGAGGCGGTTCGTGCAGCAATCCCCGACACCATGGCGCTGGGCGTCCGCCTGAGCAGCGAGCCGTTCGAAGGCGGACTTTCGCCCGATGACGTCAGGCACATTGCCGGCCATTTTACGGAAAGAGGACTCATAGACTTCCTCAATCTCTCCTCAGGTACCGACTACAATCCGCACAAGATCATCGGGGCCATGCACGAGCCGGCGGGCTATGAACTGGAGGGCGACCGGCCCGCGGCCCACGCCAGCAAGGTCCCGGTCATTGTCACGGGTCGCTTCCGCACACTTGAGGAAGCCGAGCAGGTGATCCGCGAAGGCGACGGCGATCTGGTCGGCATGACCCGCGCGCACATCGCCGACCCCGCACTCGTGCACAAGACCATGGAGGGACGGGCCGACGACGTGCGTCCGTGCATCGGCTGCAACCACGGCTGTATCGGCGGCCTGCTCACTCGCGGCCAGATAGGCTGCACCGTCAATGTCGCGGTCGGGATGGAAGCCTCGTTGTCGGAAGAGCTGATCCGGCCATCGGCCGACCCGAGGCGGGTGCTGGTCGTCGGCGGCGGACCTGCGGGACTGGAAGCTGCCCGGGTTGCCGCCATGCGTGGCCACAAGGTCGTGCTCGCGGAGGCCTCCCCCCATCTGGGCGGCGCCGTCAATATCGCCGCACTCGCACCCCGGCGCGCCGGGATCGCCGATATCGTGCACTGGCTGGAGCGCGAGGTGCGCCGCTGCAGCGTCGACATCCGCCTGTCGACCTACATCGATGCCGAGGACATCGCAGACTACGCGCCCGATGCCGTCATCGTGGCGACCGGTTCACTGCCGCGCCTGGACGGCGCGCAGCACCGCTCGCCCGGCCTCGTAGCCACGGGCATGGATCATGGTTCAGTCGTCTCGAGCCATGAAGTGCTGACCGAGGGCAGCAACCGCCATTGGGGGAGCCGCGCCGTCGTGTTCGACGATACCGGGCACTACGAAGCAGTCGCCGCTGCCGAATACCTCGTCGCCAAAGGCCTCGCGGTAACCTTCGTGACACCCCACAAGTCCTTCGCCCCCGGCCTCGAACCCGCGCTCAGCGATGAAGCCGCGCTCGAACGGCTGGCCGCGAACGGGAACCTGCGCCTCGTCACCTATGGCGAATTGCTCGGGGTCGGCGACGGCGGCGTGGAGGTCAGGCAACGCTTCGGCGGCGGGGCCTTCCACATCGATGCCGATACGGTCGTGTTCGTCTCGCACAATGCGCCCAATCGGGACCTGCTCGACGAACTGGGCGATGCCCCCTTCCCCGTGATCGCTGTGGGCGACGTGCGCAGCCCGCGCTATCTGCAGACCGCAATCCGCGAAGGACACATGGCCGCGCGCAGCCTGTAA
- a CDS encoding heme-binding protein, with amino-acid sequence MKTKHSLEAADVKAILAAAEAEAVTNGWAVAIAVVDDGGHLLGMLRLDGAAPSTAHMAPAKALTSIMGRRESNVYEEMIRNGRVSMLSAPAMGALLEGGVPIVVDGDFVGAVGVSGVKSDQDAQIAKAGIAAIV; translated from the coding sequence ATGAAAACCAAGCACAGTCTCGAAGCCGCCGACGTCAAGGCGATCCTTGCTGCCGCAGAAGCCGAAGCCGTCACGAACGGCTGGGCCGTGGCGATCGCCGTCGTCGATGACGGGGGGCACCTGCTTGGTATGCTGCGCCTCGACGGGGCCGCCCCGAGCACTGCGCACATGGCCCCGGCCAAGGCGCTGACCTCGATCATGGGCCGGCGCGAATCCAATGTCTACGAGGAGATGATCCGCAACGGCCGCGTGTCGATGCTGTCGGCACCGGCCATGGGGGCGCTGCTCGAGGGCGGCGTGCCGATCGTGGTCGATGGCGATTTCGTGGGCGCGGTGGGCGTCTCCGGCGTCAAGTCCGACCAGGACGCCCAGATCGCCAAGGCGGGTATCGCCGCGATCGTTTGA
- a CDS encoding sulfite exporter TauE/SafE family protein, whose product MLDQLDLLHALAGLLVGLLVGMTGVGGGSLMTPLLVLMFGVSPQTAVGTDLLYAAMTKITGTAVHGWRDTVDWKIVRRLAYGSVPATILTLAIIANLGKVSDRSQHIILFSLALLLAITACTVIFRSRLARFAKDRGPLEPTSRVTGATVVLGAAIGTAVSISSVGAGAIGVTILLMLYPRLPMVRIVGSDIAHAVPLALIAGFGHWIIGDVDGTLLTNLLVGSIPGVIVGSLLSTRAPERILRPLLAIVLALSSWQLFVKASSPAEAGAKSSASSATGTLAAPGSSGQK is encoded by the coding sequence ATGCTTGATCAACTGGATCTGCTTCATGCCCTGGCGGGGCTTCTGGTCGGCCTGCTCGTTGGCATGACCGGCGTTGGCGGCGGTTCGCTGATGACACCGCTGCTGGTCCTGATGTTCGGGGTCAGCCCCCAGACGGCGGTAGGTACCGACCTGCTCTATGCCGCGATGACCAAGATTACCGGTACGGCAGTACACGGCTGGCGTGATACGGTGGACTGGAAGATCGTGCGCAGGCTGGCCTATGGCAGCGTTCCCGCCACGATCCTGACGCTTGCGATCATTGCCAATCTTGGCAAGGTCAGCGACCGCAGCCAGCATATCATCCTGTTCTCACTGGCCCTTCTGCTGGCGATCACCGCATGCACCGTGATCTTCCGCAGCCGTCTCGCCCGTTTTGCGAAAGACCGCGGACCGCTTGAGCCGACATCTCGGGTGACCGGCGCTACCGTCGTGCTCGGCGCGGCGATCGGCACCGCCGTCTCAATCTCTTCGGTGGGTGCAGGCGCGATCGGCGTAACGATCCTGCTGATGCTTTACCCGCGCCTGCCTATGGTCCGCATCGTCGGCTCGGACATCGCCCATGCCGTGCCGCTCGCCCTGATTGCAGGCTTCGGCCACTGGATCATCGGAGATGTCGACGGCACCTTGCTGACGAACCTCCTCGTCGGCTCCATTCCCGGAGTGATTGTCGGAAGCCTGCTGTCCACCCGCGCACCCGAAAGGATCCTGAGGCCCTTGCTCGCAATCGTCCTGGCGCTTTCGTCGTGGCAGCTTTTCGTCAAGGCGTCTTCGCCTGCCGAAGCGGGGGCAAAGTCATCCGCAAGTTCCGCCACCGGCACTCTTGCGGCGCCGGGGAGCTCGGGTCAGAAGTGA
- a CDS encoding MBL fold metallo-hydrolase — MGMTNKETRTNIGEVAEGIWRINTPVAIDENTAFSFNQYLVEAERPLLFHTGPRQLFPVVRQAVEQVMPCSRLRYVGFCHMEADECGSLNEWLACAPDAVPLCSAVGAMTSIGDIASRPPKVLSEDEVLDLGGRDVQWFDAPHVPHGWDNGFLFERSTRTLFCGDLFTQPGEGREVLTEGNILGPSEAFRQVMDYYAHAPETGPTLARLAASRPQVLACMHGSAWRGDGERLLGDLARALAA; from the coding sequence ATGGGCATGACCAACAAGGAAACCCGCACCAACATTGGCGAGGTGGCAGAGGGGATCTGGCGCATCAATACGCCGGTGGCGATAGACGAAAATACGGCCTTCTCCTTCAACCAGTACCTTGTAGAGGCGGAACGCCCCCTCCTCTTCCATACCGGTCCGCGCCAGCTTTTCCCGGTCGTGCGCCAAGCTGTCGAGCAGGTCATGCCCTGCTCGCGGCTTCGCTATGTCGGCTTCTGCCACATGGAGGCGGACGAGTGCGGTTCGCTCAACGAATGGCTCGCCTGCGCGCCCGACGCCGTGCCGCTGTGCAGCGCGGTAGGCGCCATGACGTCGATCGGAGACATCGCCAGCCGCCCGCCGAAGGTCCTGTCCGAAGACGAGGTGCTCGATCTGGGCGGCCGGGACGTGCAGTGGTTCGATGCACCGCACGTGCCCCATGGCTGGGACAACGGCTTTCTGTTCGAAAGGAGCACGCGCACCCTGTTCTGCGGCGACCTGTTCACACAGCCCGGCGAAGGCCGTGAGGTCCTGACCGAAGGCAATATCCTCGGCCCCAGCGAGGCGTTCCGCCAGGTCATGGACTATTATGCCCACGCACCCGAGACCGGGCCGACACTGGCTCGTCTGGCTGCCAGCAGGCCGCAGGTCCTGGCCTGCATGCACGGCAGCGCCTGGCGCGGCGACGGCGAGCGGCTTCTGGGTGACCTTGCAAGGGCCCTGGCCGCCTGA